Proteins from a genomic interval of Paenibacillus sp. FSL H8-0048:
- a CDS encoding phosphotransferase family protein codes for MESFTKVQLNDWQLSLLTAAAFGTGVQILSSRELTAGFFNTAYDLELSDGRSVILKVAPDPETETLSYEKDIMHAEVEALRLVRAAGGVPVPEVYSYDDSLQLISCPYFFMEKIEGQPYNEVKESLTEEQRYSIEFELGQYQRRINAIEGSAFGLFGKEPDGRGLTWRETFKSMLLNVLQDAVRLEARLPASQQEIEQVLELYLPALDKVTQPRLVHWDLWGGNLFVQDGVIVSVIDWERAMWGDVLLEYYFRHFESSAAFYEGYGAAFTSRNELLRKQLYDLYLDLILVIECYSRQYKNENHINWVHDNLAESWTRFTAVVL; via the coding sequence GTGGAGAGCTTCACAAAAGTCCAATTGAACGACTGGCAGCTAAGCCTCTTGACTGCCGCAGCCTTTGGGACAGGTGTGCAGATCCTCAGCAGCAGGGAGCTGACCGCTGGATTCTTTAATACGGCCTATGATCTAGAATTAAGCGATGGCCGATCGGTCATTCTTAAGGTGGCTCCGGACCCGGAGACAGAGACCCTGAGCTACGAGAAGGATATCATGCATGCTGAGGTGGAAGCTCTCCGGCTGGTACGTGCTGCTGGCGGTGTGCCTGTGCCGGAAGTGTACAGCTATGATGATAGCCTGCAGTTGATCTCCTGTCCGTATTTCTTCATGGAGAAGATTGAAGGGCAGCCGTATAACGAGGTGAAGGAAAGTCTTACCGAGGAACAACGGTATTCCATTGAATTCGAGCTGGGCCAGTACCAGCGGAGAATCAATGCAATTGAGGGATCAGCCTTCGGGCTTTTCGGCAAAGAGCCTGACGGGAGAGGACTTACCTGGAGGGAAACCTTCAAGTCGATGCTGTTGAATGTGCTTCAGGATGCGGTCAGGCTGGAGGCACGGCTACCGGCCAGCCAGCAGGAAATAGAGCAGGTGCTGGAGCTGTATCTGCCGGCCCTGGATAAAGTGACGCAGCCGCGATTGGTACACTGGGATCTATGGGGCGGCAACCTTTTTGTACAGGATGGGGTAATCGTATCGGTTATTGACTGGGAGCGGGCGATGTGGGGCGATGTGCTGCTGGAGTATTATTTCCGGCATTTCGAGAGCTCGGCGGCGTTCTATGAAGGGTATGGGGCAGCTTTTACCAGCCGCAATGAACTGCTGCGCAAGCAGCTATATGACCTGTATCTGGATCTGATCCTGGTGATTGAATGTTACTCGCGCCAGTATAAGAATGAGAATCATATTAACTGGGTGCATGATAACCTTGCGGAATCCTGGACACGGTTCACAGCTGTGGTACTATAG
- a CDS encoding sugar phosphate isomerase/epimerase family protein — MKLGVFMVLFGGRKLEDALDYVVSKGLKAVEIGTGGYPGNSHCNPKELLENEAALQEFKQQIESRGLIISALSCHGNPLHPQKELADKDHEVFVDTVKLAQKLGVKVVNTFSGCPGDHEGAKYPNWPVAPWPNDYQEILAWQWENKVIPYWTEQAAFATAHDVKIGLELHGGFSVHTPATLLRLREAAGDAIGANLDPSHMWWQGIDPVQAIHILGREGAIHHFHAKDTVIDPVNVNKYGLTDMQSYANMLDRAWQFRSVGYGHDVKVWADMMSALRLVGYDFVVSIEHEDGLMSIEEGFSKAVDNLKQVLIEEPLSEMWWV; from the coding sequence ATGAAACTTGGAGTATTTATGGTGTTGTTCGGCGGCCGTAAGCTGGAGGATGCACTGGATTATGTGGTCTCCAAAGGACTTAAGGCCGTTGAGATCGGTACCGGAGGGTATCCCGGGAACAGCCATTGCAATCCCAAGGAGCTGCTGGAGAATGAAGCGGCCCTTCAGGAATTCAAGCAGCAAATAGAATCCCGCGGCTTGATCATCAGCGCACTAAGCTGCCACGGCAACCCGCTGCACCCGCAGAAGGAGCTGGCAGACAAGGATCACGAGGTGTTCGTAGACACCGTGAAGCTTGCACAGAAGCTGGGCGTTAAGGTTGTGAATACCTTCTCCGGCTGTCCGGGCGATCATGAAGGCGCTAAGTATCCGAACTGGCCAGTTGCCCCGTGGCCGAATGATTACCAGGAGATTCTGGCCTGGCAGTGGGAGAACAAGGTCATTCCTTATTGGACTGAGCAGGCGGCCTTCGCTACTGCACATGATGTAAAGATTGGTCTTGAGCTGCACGGTGGCTTCTCGGTACACACTCCGGCTACCCTGCTGAGATTAAGAGAAGCTGCCGGGGATGCCATCGGGGCCAACCTTGACCCGAGCCATATGTGGTGGCAGGGAATTGATCCGGTACAAGCCATTCATATTCTCGGCCGTGAAGGTGCAATCCATCACTTCCATGCGAAGGATACCGTTATTGATCCGGTGAACGTCAACAAGTATGGCCTGACGGACATGCAGTCTTATGCGAATATGCTGGACCGCGCCTGGCAGTTCCGTTCCGTAGGCTACGGACACGATGTTAAGGTCTGGGCAGATATGATGAGCGCACTGCGTCTGGTGGGCTACGACTTTGTAGTCAGCATTGAGCATGAAGACGGCCTGATGTCCATTGAAGAGGGCTTCTCCAAAGCGGTAGACAATCTCAAGCAGGTGCTGATCGAAGAGCCGCTGTCTGAGATGTGGTGGGTCTAA
- a CDS encoding Gfo/Idh/MocA family protein, producing the protein MSSIKHTVAIIGYGGMGSYHTQLIKESDRVVVTGAFDLLDNRRALAEEAGYTAYASYEDVLADPAVDIVLIATPNDVHKDIALQAFQAGKHVVCEKPVAMSSAEFIEMQAAAEAAGRVLMVHQNRRWDEDFRVIREMYEQGTIGSLFQIESRVHGANGIPGDWRHVKEQGGGMLLDWGVHLLDQLLFMIDSKVSSVSSSLSFILGNNVDDGFDAVLQFENGIRAIVEVGTTNFITMPRWYVKGTGGTAIIEDWSLRGRIVAPNHESEKIEPTPIRAGVGLTKTMAPPSEGSTVLEDLPAAMEMPSSFYDNLAAVIEGTAEPIVKNAEVLRVLRLIEAIFEAAERNETVKHFDIYGA; encoded by the coding sequence ATGAGTTCAATCAAACATACTGTAGCCATCATTGGTTACGGCGGAATGGGAAGCTACCATACCCAATTAATCAAAGAGAGTGACCGGGTGGTAGTGACCGGTGCCTTCGATCTGCTGGACAACCGGCGCGCCTTGGCTGAGGAAGCAGGCTATACCGCGTATGCCAGCTATGAAGACGTGCTGGCAGATCCGGCTGTGGACATTGTTCTGATTGCTACACCGAATGATGTCCACAAGGACATTGCCCTTCAGGCTTTTCAGGCGGGCAAGCATGTAGTCTGTGAGAAGCCGGTGGCCATGTCCTCGGCTGAATTCATCGAGATGCAGGCTGCTGCGGAGGCAGCCGGACGGGTGCTGATGGTGCACCAGAACAGACGCTGGGATGAGGACTTCCGCGTAATCAGGGAGATGTATGAGCAGGGGACGATTGGATCACTCTTTCAGATTGAATCCCGGGTGCACGGCGCCAACGGAATTCCCGGCGACTGGCGTCATGTGAAGGAGCAAGGCGGCGGGATGCTGCTGGACTGGGGCGTGCATCTGCTGGATCAGCTGTTGTTCATGATTGACAGCAAGGTGAGCAGTGTCAGCAGCAGTCTGAGCTTCATCCTCGGCAATAACGTGGATGACGGCTTCGATGCCGTGCTGCAGTTCGAGAATGGCATCAGAGCCATCGTGGAGGTAGGAACAACCAACTTCATCACGATGCCAAGATGGTATGTGAAGGGCACCGGGGGAACCGCAATTATTGAAGACTGGTCCCTGAGAGGCAGAATTGTAGCCCCCAACCACGAATCGGAAAAGATTGAACCGACACCGATCCGCGCAGGTGTAGGCTTGACCAAGACAATGGCTCCGCCTTCAGAAGGCTCAACGGTCCTTGAAGATCTGCCTGCGGCTATGGAGATGCCCTCCAGCTTCTATGATAATCTGGCAGCTGTCATCGAAGGCACGGCGGAGCCGATTGTCAAGAATGCCGAGGTGCTTCGTGTGCTGAGACTCATTGAGGCGATCTTCGAAGCTGCGGAGCGTAATGAGACAGTTAAGCATTTCGATATCTACGGAGCTTAA
- a CDS encoding Gfo/Idh/MocA family protein yields MSNKLKIAIIGCGGIANGKHMPSLARQEDAEMVAFCDIVEERAQEAAKTYGAEGAAVFTDFRELLATGGFDIVHVCTPNDSHSEITVAALEAGNHVLCEKPMAKTTAQAKEMLDAAKRTGKKLSIAYQNRFRADSEYLKGLCEEGELGDIYYGKAIALRRRAVPTWGVFLDEEKQGGGPLIDIGTHALDLTLWLMNNYKPRMVVGSTFHKLGQKKNAANAFGPWDPEQFKVEDSAFGFITMENGATIVLESSWALNVSEFGEAKTMLAGTEGGADMKDGLRLNGERAGRLYETKVDLSSGGVAFYSGAAENEADREARLWLEAVREDKDPVVLPEQAFVVTQILEAVYESARTGRAVYFDGSSDN; encoded by the coding sequence ATGTCTAACAAACTCAAAATTGCTATTATCGGTTGCGGTGGTATCGCAAACGGGAAACATATGCCAAGCCTTGCCCGTCAGGAGGATGCCGAAATGGTGGCATTCTGTGATATCGTAGAAGAACGTGCCCAAGAGGCTGCCAAGACCTACGGTGCGGAAGGCGCTGCCGTATTTACCGATTTCCGTGAGCTGCTGGCAACGGGCGGATTCGATATCGTGCATGTCTGCACGCCGAATGACAGCCACTCCGAGATTACAGTTGCTGCACTGGAAGCCGGCAATCATGTGCTATGTGAGAAGCCAATGGCCAAGACCACTGCACAGGCTAAGGAAATGCTGGACGCCGCTAAGCGTACAGGCAAGAAATTGTCCATCGCCTATCAGAACCGTTTCCGCGCAGACAGCGAATATTTGAAGGGGCTGTGTGAAGAAGGGGAGCTTGGCGATATCTATTACGGTAAAGCTATTGCGCTTCGCCGTCGTGCGGTTCCAACCTGGGGCGTGTTCCTGGATGAAGAGAAGCAGGGCGGAGGACCGCTGATCGATATCGGTACCCATGCGCTGGATCTGACACTCTGGCTGATGAATAACTACAAGCCGCGTATGGTGGTAGGCTCTACCTTCCATAAGCTGGGCCAGAAGAAGAACGCCGCGAATGCCTTCGGTCCGTGGGACCCTGAGCAATTCAAGGTTGAAGATTCCGCGTTCGGCTTCATTACAATGGAGAACGGTGCTACAATTGTACTTGAATCCAGCTGGGCGTTGAACGTATCTGAATTCGGTGAAGCGAAGACGATGCTTGCCGGAACGGAAGGCGGAGCGGATATGAAGGACGGGCTGCGTCTGAACGGCGAACGTGCCGGCCGCCTGTATGAGACCAAGGTGGACCTGTCCTCCGGCGGTGTTGCCTTCTACAGCGGAGCAGCTGAGAATGAAGCAGACCGTGAAGCCCGTCTGTGGCTGGAAGCCGTAAGAGAAGACAAGGACCCGGTGGTTCTGCCGGAGCAGGCCTTCGTAGTTACCCAGATTCTTGAAGCAGTGTATGAATCAGCACGTACCGGACGCGCCGTATATTTCGACGGAAGTTCTGACAACTAA
- a CDS encoding sugar phosphate isomerase/epimerase family protein, whose translation MLKVGLQLYTLREELEQDFEGTIRKVAELGYSGVEFFHYFGRTAAQVKALLEETGLVAVGAHRPYDAMLNDTEQEIRFNLEIGNRNLIVPYLTEEQRNWAEVAEGLRTIGEKCKAAGAVLSYHNHDFEFTEKVDGQPAFDYLFEAVPAEQLQVEMDTCWVYYGGYDPAEYIRKYAGRLPIIHLKDLKKKEDGSPETVVLGEGEANLAAIIEAAASAGVEWAVVEQDFCSRSPLGSVADSLNWIKTYENQGGSIHV comes from the coding sequence ATGCTTAAGGTTGGATTGCAGCTGTACACACTTAGAGAAGAACTGGAACAGGATTTCGAGGGAACTATACGTAAGGTAGCCGAGCTGGGCTACAGCGGTGTGGAGTTCTTCCACTATTTCGGCCGCACGGCCGCGCAGGTGAAGGCGCTGCTTGAAGAGACAGGGCTTGTTGCTGTCGGAGCCCACCGCCCGTACGATGCGATGCTGAATGATACGGAGCAGGAGATCCGCTTCAATCTGGAGATCGGTAACCGCAATCTGATTGTGCCTTATCTGACAGAAGAACAACGGAACTGGGCGGAGGTAGCGGAGGGTCTGCGGACCATCGGCGAGAAATGCAAGGCTGCCGGTGCTGTTCTGTCTTATCATAATCATGATTTTGAATTCACGGAGAAGGTTGACGGCCAGCCGGCCTTTGATTATTTGTTCGAAGCGGTGCCTGCTGAGCAGCTTCAAGTAGAGATGGATACATGCTGGGTGTATTACGGCGGATATGATCCGGCAGAATATATCCGTAAGTACGCAGGACGCCTGCCGATCATCCACCTCAAGGATCTGAAGAAGAAAGAAGACGGCTCACCGGAGACTGTAGTACTCGGCGAAGGTGAAGCGAATCTGGCTGCGATTATTGAAGCGGCAGCTAGTGCTGGTGTGGAATGGGCAGTGGTGGAGCAGGACTTCTGCAGCCGCTCGCCGCTTGGTAGTGTGGCTGACAGCCTGAACTGGATCAAAACATACGAGAATCAAGGAGGAAGTATTCATGTCTAA
- a CDS encoding helix-turn-helix domain-containing protein: protein MTTSAACHILSAGFSFHRKPFHMSRSEGVQYYLLRLQTEGRSRTRENGVITTVESGDLMLFAPDDPYYLSIDKEVYPIGKPRIESGDYHIFCSGPWIEEWWGRKQRPAVLRLPMSDHILGLFRQLVLEQRRLSDSSPDISSCYLQILCMEIDRLMIDQPAISPKAYLAYRMKQYVEEHASYAFRLEDVAGHVDISVSRAVHLFKEAFGTTIVKYVNDVRLDMAREKITFSPMPLEHVSETCGFANYTYFHRIFRSRFGMSPKEYRIHSRAQV from the coding sequence ATGACAACATCTGCCGCTTGCCACATTCTTTCCGCCGGATTCTCCTTCCACCGCAAACCATTCCATATGTCACGCAGCGAGGGTGTACAGTATTATTTGCTGCGGCTCCAGACCGAAGGACGCAGCCGTACCAGGGAGAACGGAGTCATCACGACCGTTGAGAGCGGTGATCTTATGCTCTTCGCACCGGATGACCCCTACTATCTGAGTATCGATAAGGAAGTCTATCCCATCGGCAAGCCGAGAATCGAGAGCGGCGACTATCATATCTTTTGCAGCGGCCCGTGGATTGAAGAATGGTGGGGACGCAAGCAGCGTCCGGCGGTACTCCGCCTGCCGATGAGCGATCATATTCTCGGCCTCTTCCGCCAGCTTGTGCTGGAGCAGCGCCGCTTGTCGGACTCCTCACCGGACATTTCTTCTTGTTATCTGCAGATTCTATGTATGGAGATTGACCGGCTGATGATTGATCAGCCCGCGATCTCACCGAAGGCTTATCTGGCCTACCGGATGAAGCAATACGTTGAAGAGCACGCCTCTTACGCCTTCCGGCTTGAGGATGTGGCCGGTCACGTGGATATCTCGGTCTCCCGTGCGGTTCATCTGTTCAAGGAAGCGTTCGGCACCACGATTGTAAAATATGTAAATGACGTACGGCTGGATATGGCGCGGGAAAAGATTACGTTCAGCCCTATGCCGCTGGAGCATGTCTCCGAGACCTGCGGATTTGCGAACTATACCTATTTCCACCGGATTTTCCGCAGCCGGTTCGGCATGTCGCCTAAGGAGTACCGTATTCATAGCAGGGCACAGGTATAA
- a CDS encoding TIGR00266 family protein, with protein sequence MKYDVLYDGAFAMLKVLLEPGESVKAEMGAMVAMSPNVELRGTVDGGIMRGLGRMLSGEKFFFQELTATRGQSEVLLSPGAIGDVQAIELDGSYKLIVQKDGFLAGTQGIQVNTKMQNLTRGLFSGEGFFILEISGRGTVFLSSFGAIHAINLGPGEEMIIDNGHLVAWPDYMDYKIEKAASGWLNSLTSGEALVCRFRGEGVILVQTRNPGSFGTWIKSFVPNRS encoded by the coding sequence ATGAAATACGATGTGCTGTATGACGGCGCCTTCGCCATGCTGAAGGTTCTGCTGGAGCCGGGCGAGAGCGTCAAGGCGGAGATGGGGGCGATGGTCGCCATGTCACCGAATGTGGAGCTGCGGGGCACCGTGGACGGCGGAATTATGCGCGGCCTCGGCCGCATGCTGAGCGGGGAGAAATTCTTCTTCCAGGAGCTGACCGCCACGCGCGGACAGAGTGAGGTGCTGCTCTCACCCGGTGCAATTGGGGATGTACAGGCGATTGAGCTGGACGGGTCGTACAAGCTGATTGTTCAGAAGGACGGCTTCCTGGCGGGAACCCAAGGCATTCAGGTCAATACCAAGATGCAGAATCTGACCCGCGGCCTGTTCTCCGGCGAAGGCTTCTTCATTCTCGAAATCAGCGGCAGGGGCACCGTCTTCCTCTCCTCCTTCGGAGCGATTCACGCTATTAACCTCGGACCGGGCGAAGAGATGATCATCGATAACGGACATCTTGTAGCTTGGCCGGATTATATGGATTACAAGATAGAAAAAGCTGCCTCCGGCTGGCTGAACAGCTTAACCAGCGGCGAGGCCCTGGTCTGCCGGTTCCGCGGCGAAGGGGTGATTCTGGTTCAGACCCGCAATCCCGGCAGCTTCGGAACCTGGATCAAATCCTTTGTGCCAAACCGCTCGTAG
- the fur gene encoding ferric iron uptake transcriptional regulator: MNRVANISQQFAAHNYKLTPQREAIVRVLLDNEKDHLSVEEVYMLVKRSYPHLGLATVYRTLELLCELHIVQKMNFGDGVARYDLRDDDHVHMHHHLICNVCGKLEEIKDDWLVELEARVAREYGFSVTDHRLDFKGTYNSCQKNGCKGDKDCRAVS; this comes from the coding sequence GTGAACCGAGTGGCAAATATCAGCCAGCAGTTTGCGGCTCATAATTATAAGCTTACACCACAGCGTGAGGCTATAGTGAGGGTGCTGCTGGATAATGAGAAGGATCATCTAAGCGTGGAAGAGGTATATATGCTGGTCAAGCGCAGTTACCCGCATTTGGGGCTGGCGACGGTCTACCGTACCTTGGAGCTGCTGTGTGAACTTCATATTGTGCAAAAAATGAATTTCGGTGACGGCGTCGCTAGGTATGATCTGCGCGATGACGATCATGTGCATATGCATCATCACCTGATCTGCAATGTATGCGGGAAGCTGGAAGAGATCAAGGATGATTGGCTGGTGGAGCTGGAGGCGCGGGTAGCCCGTGAATATGGCTTCAGTGTGACTGATCACCGTCTCGATTTCAAAGGCACCTATAATAGCTGTCAAAAGAACGGCTGCAAGGGCGACAAGGACTGCCGCGCCGTCTCATAA
- a CDS encoding S-layer homology domain-containing protein — translation MLMRKYTIAAITAATLLSFSLSGQMFAAGSSFKDIGSISGKDKIDTLKEQGRIKGISDTQFLPGAIVSTAQGVQFISGGLQLSLAAIDFNKAPQASAIFSKVKDNAWYAEAFINAHYNGVNIPANIDPAKPISKELYTSMLVQAVEKAGNLPMINLVPATLADADALDPSYQGSIQRALKYKITTLDASGKFNPKSTITRAEAAVMLYNTLDYLKSVSDGGTQK, via the coding sequence ATGTTAATGAGAAAATACACCATCGCAGCTATAACCGCAGCCACCCTACTCTCCTTCTCGCTCAGTGGGCAGATGTTCGCAGCCGGCAGCAGCTTCAAGGATATCGGCAGTATAAGCGGCAAGGATAAAATAGATACACTAAAGGAGCAAGGACGGATCAAAGGAATATCAGACACACAGTTTCTACCCGGAGCTATAGTATCGACTGCACAAGGTGTTCAGTTCATCTCCGGTGGTCTGCAGCTTAGCCTGGCCGCAATTGATTTCAATAAGGCCCCCCAGGCCAGTGCTATTTTCTCCAAAGTAAAGGACAATGCCTGGTACGCGGAAGCCTTCATCAATGCGCACTATAATGGTGTGAATATCCCGGCCAATATCGATCCGGCGAAGCCGATCTCCAAAGAGCTGTATACCAGTATGCTGGTTCAAGCTGTGGAGAAGGCCGGTAACCTGCCGATGATCAATCTCGTCCCGGCTACGCTTGCAGATGCAGACGCGCTGGACCCTTCCTACCAGGGCAGCATTCAGCGGGCGCTGAAATACAAGATCACTACCCTTGATGCCAGCGGCAAGTTCAATCCGAAGAGCACCATTACCCGCGCTGAAGCAGCAGTTATGCTGTACAACACGCTGGACTACTTGAAGTCCGTAAGCGATGGCGGCACACAGAAGTAA
- a CDS encoding amino acid ABC transporter ATP-binding protein, whose amino-acid sequence MIEIRGLHKSFGPLAVLKGVDLTVPHGQVMVIIGPSGSGKTTLLRCFNLLETPDKGSLTLNSIKLDFTPDAKIPQRTVLSLRQQTGMVFQSYNLFPHMTAVGNVMEGQVTVQKRSKEEARSKALALLDKVGLADKADAYPHQLSGGQQQRVAIARAMAVEPEVLLFDEPTSALDPELVGEVLKVIKQLAREGMTMVIVTHEMKFAADVADQIILMDNGIILEQGTPREVLEQTKNPRALQFLNRLSGEE is encoded by the coding sequence ATGATTGAAATACGCGGTTTACATAAGTCCTTTGGCCCGCTTGCGGTGTTAAAAGGGGTAGATCTTACCGTTCCACACGGCCAGGTAATGGTCATTATCGGACCTTCCGGCTCCGGCAAAACCACACTGCTGCGCTGCTTCAACCTGCTGGAGACCCCCGACAAGGGCAGTCTTACGCTGAACTCGATTAAGCTGGATTTCACCCCGGACGCCAAAATTCCACAGCGTACCGTACTGTCCCTGCGCCAGCAGACAGGAATGGTGTTCCAGTCGTATAATCTGTTCCCGCATATGACGGCGGTCGGCAATGTCATGGAGGGCCAGGTCACGGTGCAAAAGCGTTCCAAGGAAGAAGCGCGCAGCAAGGCGCTGGCCCTGCTGGACAAGGTGGGGCTGGCAGATAAGGCAGATGCGTATCCTCATCAGCTGTCCGGCGGCCAGCAGCAGCGTGTAGCGATCGCCCGCGCCATGGCTGTGGAGCCGGAGGTGCTGTTATTCGATGAGCCGACCTCGGCGCTTGACCCTGAGCTGGTCGGCGAGGTGCTGAAGGTCATCAAGCAGCTGGCCCGGGAAGGAATGACGATGGTCATCGTCACCCATGAGATGAAATTCGCGGCCGATGTGGCCGACCAGATTATCCTGATGGATAACGGAATTATTCTGGAGCAGGGCACCCCCCGGGAGGTTCTGGAGCAGACGAAGAACCCGCGTGCCCTGCAATTCTTGAACCGCTTGAGCGGGGAAGAGTGA
- a CDS encoding amino acid ABC transporter permease — MDDRQIQIFLDSLLPLFKAGVAFTLPLAVASFILGLLLAVVTALARLSSWRLPRLIARFYVWVIRGTPLLVQLFIIFYGLPAAGIVLDPFIAAVIGFTLSVGAYSSEIVRAAILSIHKGQWEAAFSVGMSRKQALRRVILPQAARVSVPPLSNSFISLVKDTSLAASITYVEIFRKAQQIVATSYEPLLLYCEAALFYLLFCSVLSALQNYLEKRLDRYSAS, encoded by the coding sequence ATGGATGACCGCCAAATACAAATATTTCTCGATTCACTGCTGCCTCTGTTCAAAGCCGGGGTGGCTTTTACCCTTCCACTTGCGGTAGCATCCTTTATTCTGGGTCTGCTGCTGGCGGTGGTTACTGCACTTGCCCGGCTGTCCTCCTGGAGGCTTCCGAGGCTGATCGCGCGTTTCTATGTCTGGGTGATCCGGGGAACGCCGCTGCTGGTACAGCTGTTTATTATTTTCTATGGACTGCCCGCCGCCGGGATTGTGCTTGATCCGTTTATCGCTGCTGTGATCGGGTTCACGCTCAGTGTCGGGGCTTATTCCTCGGAGATTGTCCGGGCTGCTATTCTGTCTATCCACAAAGGCCAATGGGAAGCCGCGTTCTCTGTGGGGATGAGCCGGAAGCAGGCTCTGCGCCGGGTGATCTTGCCTCAAGCTGCCCGCGTGTCGGTTCCGCCGTTATCGAATTCTTTTATTAGCCTGGTTAAGGATACCTCGCTTGCGGCCAGTATTACCTATGTTGAGATATTCAGAAAAGCCCAGCAGATTGTGGCGACATCTTATGAACCCCTGCTGTTGTATTGCGAAGCAGCGCTGTTCTATCTGCTGTTCTGTTCCGTATTGTCGGCGCTGCAGAATTACTTGGAGAAGCGGCTGGACCGGTATTCGGCCAGTTAA
- a CDS encoding amino acid ABC transporter substrate-binding protein, with amino-acid sequence MKKLSLTIMLLLTIVTAAACGSNNNDKTATGGNTGAEPTAAATEGAASGQQNSLEAVKASGKLRIGTEGTYAPFTFHDADGKLTGFDVEIAEEVTKRLGVKPEFIETQWDGIFAGMDAKRFDVIFNEVSITDERKVKYDFSDPYIVSKAVLIVPEDNQDIKTFADLRGKKAGQSLTSNLGKIATDNGAEIVSTEGFNQAIDLLTSGRIDATVNDGLSYLDLKKQKPGVKIKKVDEIAEGSHSAAVFLKGNDELVQAVNEALTAMKNDGTYLKISEKYFGADVSK; translated from the coding sequence ATGAAAAAACTTAGTCTGACTATTATGCTGCTCCTGACCATAGTCACGGCTGCGGCTTGCGGAAGCAACAATAATGACAAGACAGCAACGGGCGGCAATACCGGGGCTGAACCTACGGCAGCGGCTACAGAGGGCGCAGCTTCCGGGCAGCAGAATAGTCTGGAGGCCGTCAAAGCCAGCGGCAAGCTGCGCATCGGAACAGAAGGAACCTACGCACCGTTCACCTTCCATGATGCGGACGGCAAGCTGACGGGCTTCGATGTCGAGATTGCCGAGGAAGTGACCAAGCGTTTGGGTGTGAAGCCGGAGTTCATTGAGACACAGTGGGACGGAATTTTTGCCGGGATGGATGCGAAGCGCTTCGATGTGATCTTCAATGAAGTCTCCATTACCGATGAGCGTAAAGTGAAATATGATTTCTCCGATCCGTATATTGTCTCCAAGGCTGTGCTGATCGTTCCTGAAGATAATCAGGATATCAAGACCTTCGCTGATCTGAGGGGTAAAAAAGCCGGCCAGTCGCTCACCAGCAACCTCGGCAAAATCGCCACAGACAACGGTGCCGAGATCGTATCCACCGAGGGCTTCAATCAGGCGATTGATCTGCTGACCTCCGGCCGGATCGATGCTACCGTCAATGACGGCTTGTCCTACCTCGACCTGAAGAAGCAGAAGCCCGGTGTCAAGATCAAGAAGGTGGATGAGATTGCCGAAGGCTCGCATAGTGCTGCAGTTTTCCTGAAAGGGAACGACGAGCTGGTGCAGGCAGTGAATGAAGCGCTGACCGCTATGAAGAACGACGGAACCTACCTTAAAATCTCTGAAAAATACTTCGGCGCTGACGTATCGAAATGA